From a single Oxalobacter vibrioformis genomic region:
- the motD gene encoding flagellar motor protein MotD, translated as MARKKREEESDNHERWLVSYADFITLLFAFFVVMYAISSVNENKYRELTQSIGSAFGVKVVPTVINENPPVSIVPPAITRPLRKKATTNTEIRKEREKMTGIGRDLMKVLSPLINEGKVKVIQSARGVNVEINASVLFAPAEARLSRQSEEVLRAVAQILKDEPNDIQVEGFTDNMPISSAQYPSNWELSSARASSVVRLFVDQGIAGERMVAIGRSANSPIDDNATSDGRSRNRRVALTVLSNIPEAVTEVPVSVSENNTAGH; from the coding sequence ATGGCAAGAAAAAAACGCGAAGAGGAAAGTGACAATCATGAAAGGTGGCTGGTCTCCTACGCCGACTTTATTACCCTGCTTTTTGCGTTTTTTGTGGTGATGTATGCCATCTCTTCTGTCAATGAAAACAAGTATCGTGAATTGACCCAGTCTATTGGCTCGGCTTTTGGCGTCAAGGTTGTGCCAACGGTTATTAACGAGAATCCGCCTGTCTCCATTGTGCCTCCCGCTATTACCCGTCCTTTGCGGAAAAAGGCCACAACCAATACGGAAATCAGAAAAGAGCGCGAAAAGATGACCGGGATCGGGCGTGACCTGATGAAGGTACTGTCTCCGCTGATTAATGAGGGCAAGGTGAAGGTCATACAAAGCGCGCGCGGCGTCAATGTGGAAATCAATGCCAGTGTCCTGTTTGCGCCTGCCGAGGCTCGTCTTTCGCGGCAGTCTGAGGAGGTGTTACGGGCGGTTGCCCAGATCCTGAAAGATGAGCCAAATGATATCCAGGTAGAAGGGTTTACGGATAATATGCCAATCAGTTCGGCACAGTATCCTTCCAACTGGGAGCTTTCTTCTGCCAGGGCGAGCAGTGTGGTGCGGCTTTTTGTTGATCAGGGTATCGCCGGGGAGCGGATGGTGGCAATCGGACGTAGCGCCAATAGCCCGATTGATGATAATGCGACTTCTGATGGACGTTCGCGCAACAGAAGGGTGGCGCTGACGGTTTTATCCAATATTCCGGAGGCAGTGACAGAGGTGCCGGTATCGGTTAGCGAAAATAATACGGCAGGGCACTGA
- a CDS encoding flagellin N-terminal helical domain-containing protein, with the protein MPQIINTNMMSLNSQRHLNATQSALSQAMERLSSGKRINSAKDDAAGLGISERMTSQINGMNQAIRNARDGISLGQTAEGALSTMNDMLQRVRVLAVQSSNATNSPADRQALQDEVGQLVSELNRIAEVTTFNGQNLLNGTMGTQYFQVGPNANEVISANGTNFMTTTYGNYRRENDTPAPMDVNATPKTTGSVNITGYLGKATVTTTPADTARTIAEKVNLTSGDTGVNATAKTTAFISDLDNDGTYAFKLKSNNAQDVIVSFAIGKDNTLGDAYAAAVNSINAQAAKTGVTAEYYIADDAGTPKHGIRLTNPNGNDINLVTDVMTGAPELASFKNDGTIMGSFPIPAATNTFGATAFGKVTIDSPNSFVVQKGTPDPLEYPMDGTGVLMPVSTMDVSTFDEAQKTLAIVDSALVHIVGEMARYGALQARFESTISNLEVTAENTTNSRSRITDADYAQETAALSRASILQQAGTSMLAQANQIPQTVLGLLQ; encoded by the coding sequence ATGCCTCAGATTATCAATACCAACATGATGTCGCTGAATTCACAGCGACACTTGAATGCCACACAGTCAGCCCTTTCCCAGGCCATGGAACGCCTGTCCTCAGGCAAGCGCATTAACAGCGCCAAGGACGATGCAGCCGGTTTAGGCATCTCGGAAAGAATGACCTCCCAGATCAACGGCATGAACCAGGCAATCAGAAATGCCCGTGACGGCATCTCGCTTGGCCAGACAGCCGAAGGTGCACTTTCCACCATGAATGACATGCTCCAGCGTGTAAGGGTGCTGGCAGTACAGTCCTCCAACGCGACCAACTCCCCGGCAGACCGCCAGGCCCTTCAGGATGAAGTCGGGCAACTGGTGTCAGAGCTGAACCGGATAGCGGAAGTGACGACCTTTAACGGCCAGAATCTCCTTAACGGGACGATGGGCACGCAGTACTTCCAGGTAGGCCCGAACGCCAATGAGGTGATCAGCGCCAATGGCACGAACTTCATGACAACGACTTATGGCAATTATCGCCGGGAAAATGATACACCGGCTCCCATGGATGTTAATGCAACGCCAAAAACAACAGGAAGTGTGAATATTACGGGATATCTTGGGAAGGCAACGGTAACGACAACACCGGCAGATACCGCGCGGACAATTGCAGAAAAGGTCAATCTGACCTCTGGTGATACCGGTGTGAATGCAACGGCCAAGACGACGGCATTTATCAGCGATCTTGATAATGATGGGACCTATGCTTTCAAGCTGAAATCAAATAATGCTCAGGATGTCATTGTGTCTTTTGCGATCGGCAAGGATAATACGCTGGGGGATGCCTATGCGGCCGCAGTGAACTCCATCAATGCCCAGGCAGCAAAAACCGGTGTTACGGCAGAATACTATATTGCCGATGACGCTGGCACACCAAAGCATGGCATTCGCCTGACTAACCCGAATGGCAATGACATCAACCTCGTCACTGACGTTATGACAGGAGCACCGGAACTTGCCAGTTTCAAGAATGATGGAACGATTATGGGCAGTTTTCCGATACCTGCTGCTACGAATACTTTTGGTGCAACGGCTTTCGGAAAAGTCACCATTGATTCCCCAAACAGCTTTGTGGTGCAAAAAGGCACACCGGATCCCTTAGAATATCCCATGGATGGGACGGGCGTACTGATGCCGGTCTCCACCATGGATGTGTCGACCTTTGACGAGGCACAGAAAACGCTTGCCATAGTAGACTCCGCCCTTGTGCATATTGTTGGTGAAATGGCCCGCTACGGCGCGCTCCAGGCCCGCTTTGAGTCAACCATCTCCAACCTGGAAGTGACAGCTGAAAATACGACCAACTCCCGAAGCCGTATCACGGATGCGGACTATGCCCAGGAAACAGCAGCACTTTCAAGGGCATCCATCCTGCAGCAGGCCGGTACTTCGATGCTTGCGCAGGCTAACCAGATACCACAGACAGTTTTAGGTCTTCTCCAGTAA
- a CDS encoding HD domain-containing protein, with the protein MDSNIILFCIKQKDIPKRLAFIREAEQLKNVLRSAHTSSGRQESTAEHSWRLCLLALALEDRLAHLDFAKVLQLCIVHDLGEAISGDIPAIAQTADSNKSEQEKQDLLTLLSPLPAFLQKALFSLWEEYEEASSPEARAVKALDKIETLIQHNQGTNPPDFDYRFNLTHGSQYTSNDPLFAEIRALIDADTAVHADKNSL; encoded by the coding sequence ATCGACAGCAACATCATCCTCTTTTGCATAAAACAGAAAGACATCCCGAAGCGCCTGGCTTTTATCCGTGAAGCCGAACAGCTTAAAAATGTCCTGCGTAGCGCACATACTTCATCGGGCCGCCAGGAAAGCACGGCAGAGCACTCATGGCGGCTCTGCCTTCTGGCACTTGCCCTGGAAGACCGCCTTGCCCACCTGGATTTCGCAAAAGTACTGCAACTCTGCATCGTGCATGATCTGGGGGAAGCCATCAGCGGCGACATCCCTGCCATCGCACAAACGGCAGACAGCAACAAATCCGAACAGGAAAAGCAAGACCTGCTCACCCTGCTTTCTCCGCTGCCAGCATTTCTTCAGAAAGCGCTCTTCTCTTTGTGGGAAGAATACGAAGAGGCGTCATCACCTGAAGCACGTGCCGTCAAGGCGCTCGACAAGATAGAAACGCTCATTCAGCATAACCAGGGCACCAATCCGCCGGACTTTGATTACCGCTTCAACCTGACCCACGGCAGCCAATACACCAGCAATGATCCCCTCTTTGCTGAAATCCGCGCACTGATCGATGCAGATACGGCCGTGCACGCCGATAAAAATAGCCTGTAA
- a CDS encoding flagella synthesis protein FlgN has translation MNAIHAEMTSYLNKEVVAAHELIDILQEEQNRLLSASIDELEPLVAQKAALVAQLTQHTRGRHECLKKAGFEANLAGMNAWIENGKDQPDTISIEKNWGELVSLTQSAKELNRLNGMLISSHMARNQQALSILHSNSQPNAGMYGPDGQPSRLAATPVRSVITG, from the coding sequence ATGAATGCAATACATGCAGAAATGACAAGCTACCTGAACAAGGAAGTCGTGGCGGCGCACGAGCTGATCGATATCCTGCAGGAAGAGCAGAATCGTCTGCTGTCAGCCAGTATCGATGAACTCGAGCCACTGGTTGCCCAAAAAGCGGCTTTGGTTGCGCAATTGACGCAGCATACCCGGGGTCGCCATGAATGCCTGAAAAAAGCCGGATTTGAGGCTAACCTGGCAGGCATGAACGCATGGATTGAAAACGGTAAAGATCAACCTGATACCATCAGCATTGAGAAAAACTGGGGCGAGCTTGTCTCACTCACCCAGTCCGCCAAGGAGTTAAACCGTCTGAACGGCATGTTAATCTCTTCTCACATGGCCCGAAACCAGCAGGCGCTTTCCATTCTCCACAGCAATAGCCAGCCGAATGCCGGCATGTATGGCCCGGATGGCCAACCAAGCCGTCTTGCAGCAACTCCGGTTCGGAGTGTCATTACCGGCTGA
- the flgM gene encoding flagellar biosynthesis anti-sigma factor FlgM → MKIDDSMKKAASTSTTDVKQRQTANTGATQAGGSARSHATSGASGSGSIDSAVNVSLSSQLQSVMEQVGDTAVFDAKKVDEIKAAISSGHFQIDTEKVADGLLKTVSELIQKPRE, encoded by the coding sequence GTGAAAATAGATGACTCAATGAAAAAAGCTGCCTCGACATCGACAACCGATGTCAAACAAAGGCAGACAGCGAATACCGGGGCGACGCAAGCCGGCGGTTCTGCGAGGTCACATGCCACATCTGGCGCCTCCGGTTCCGGCAGCATAGACTCAGCTGTTAATGTCAGCCTTTCTTCACAACTGCAAAGTGTGATGGAGCAGGTTGGCGACACCGCAGTCTTTGATGCGAAAAAAGTCGACGAGATCAAGGCAGCCATTTCCAGTGGCCATTTTCAGATCGACACAGAAAAAGTCGCCGATGGGCTTCTTAAAACCGTGAGTGAATTGATCCAGAAACCCAGGGAATAA
- the flgA gene encoding flagellar basal body P-ring formation chaperone FlgA codes for MVSVINPTQYGLPVLRRKNLTKALLLLLATTAGSAFAQSAALQTASLTPAQTQAAYAVAPQNTPQSQSLDELGLLAEQFLIEKTKDLPGKTEIAITPLDNRLKLPACPNLVAYQSQGARIWGKTTVAIRCEGPEAWRIMVKAHVKIHTAYLVAARVLPQGHVIRESDLTLVTGDVTAMRPGVLTSKEHAAGRTVVRSMQPGAAIWAEQLRAPKAIQQGQSVRIISQGQGFSISGEGYAINSASEGQVAKAKMPNGAIIRGIAKENGIIEVNF; via the coding sequence ATGGTCTCTGTCATAAACCCGACCCAATATGGCTTGCCTGTGTTGAGAAGAAAAAACCTGACAAAAGCCCTTTTATTGCTGCTTGCCACGACGGCAGGCAGCGCTTTTGCGCAATCGGCTGCCTTGCAGACGGCCTCGCTCACCCCTGCCCAAACACAGGCAGCATATGCCGTCGCCCCACAAAACACGCCACAAAGCCAGAGCCTGGATGAGCTGGGCCTGCTTGCCGAGCAATTCCTGATCGAAAAAACAAAAGACCTGCCCGGAAAGACCGAAATCGCCATCACCCCTTTGGACAACAGGCTTAAGCTTCCGGCCTGCCCGAATCTGGTTGCATACCAGTCCCAGGGTGCCAGAATCTGGGGAAAAACCACCGTTGCCATCCGCTGTGAAGGCCCGGAAGCCTGGCGGATTATGGTCAAGGCACACGTCAAAATCCATACCGCCTACCTGGTCGCGGCCAGGGTCCTGCCGCAAGGCCACGTTATCCGGGAAAGCGACCTCACGCTGGTCACAGGCGATGTTACCGCCATGCGCCCGGGCGTTCTGACGAGCAAGGAACATGCGGCAGGGCGCACGGTTGTCCGCTCCATGCAGCCCGGAGCCGCTATCTGGGCCGAGCAATTGCGAGCGCCTAAAGCCATACAGCAGGGCCAGAGCGTCCGCATCATCAGCCAGGGGCAGGGGTTTTCTATATCAGGCGAGGGTTACGCCATCAACAGCGCCAGCGAAGGCCAGGTGGCCAAGGCAAAGATGCCAAATGGCGCCATTATTAGAGGAATTGCAAAGGAAAATGGCATAATTGAGGTGAATTTTTAA
- the flgB gene encoding flagellar basal body rod protein FlgB, translated as MAGKLDELLGFHEAALRVRSQRQQVLASNIANADTPNYHARDIDFKAALQVALGQAKPGENRLSLTDSEHKPEAGIGGEAGVDMVAGVPLLYRKMHQGSVDNNTVDMDVERNQFADNALRYEAGISIISNQIKNLLAVIAG; from the coding sequence ATGGCTGGAAAACTTGATGAATTGCTGGGTTTTCATGAGGCGGCGCTGAGGGTGCGTTCCCAGCGCCAGCAGGTGCTGGCATCCAATATTGCCAATGCCGATACACCGAATTACCACGCCCGGGACATTGATTTCAAGGCGGCACTGCAGGTGGCGCTTGGACAGGCAAAGCCCGGTGAAAACCGGCTTTCCCTGACGGATTCGGAACATAAGCCCGAAGCCGGTATCGGTGGGGAAGCGGGGGTGGATATGGTGGCCGGTGTGCCGCTTTTGTATCGCAAAATGCACCAGGGCAGTGTGGATAACAATACGGTGGATATGGATGTGGAACGCAACCAGTTTGCCGACAATGCCTTGCGCTATGAGGCCGGCATTTCCATTATCAGCAACCAGATCAAGAATCTGCTTGCCGTGATTGCGGGGTGA
- the flgC gene encoding flagellar basal body rod protein FlgC, protein MSLFKIFNVSGSGMSAQSQRLNVVASNIANADSATSATGQPYRAKQVVFQPVRLDESHASTGVKVEMVVEDASEPKLIYDPKHPAANEQGYVALPNVNLAEEMVNMLSASRSYQSNVETMNAAKTMLLKTLTIGQ, encoded by the coding sequence ATGTCTTTATTCAAGATTTTCAATGTTTCCGGATCTGGCATGAGTGCACAAAGCCAGCGCCTGAATGTGGTGGCATCCAATATTGCCAATGCTGACAGCGCAACGAGCGCAACAGGGCAACCGTACCGTGCCAAACAGGTTGTCTTCCAACCTGTTAGACTGGATGAATCGCATGCGTCAACCGGCGTGAAAGTGGAAATGGTGGTTGAGGATGCCTCGGAGCCGAAACTGATTTATGACCCGAAACACCCGGCAGCCAATGAGCAAGGCTATGTCGCTCTGCCAAATGTCAATCTGGCGGAGGAAATGGTGAACATGCTGTCCGCTTCCCGTTCCTACCAGTCCAATGTGGAAACGATGAATGCGGCAAAAACCATGCTTTTAAAAACCCTGACGATCGGCCAGTAA
- a CDS encoding flagellar hook assembly protein FlgD: protein MAVNNIDDALLNSVNTRNVNSSTKSAAQETEDRFLKLLIAQMQNQDPLNPMENAEVTSQMAQLSTVTGITQLNETLSALMTSLSSNQTLEAAAMIGHGVLVSGDSMVLSKADDITNEDGTTTTGQSLAIFGVDLESSATSVTVNIYNEKGALIKTMNIGAADAGVIPVSWDGSTNDGDTALPGKYTFTVEAASGSQSVKANPLAFGEVLSVTKGADNSVLLNVLTVGSVKLSDIRQIL from the coding sequence ATGGCAGTAAATAATATCGATGATGCGCTGTTGAATTCGGTGAATACACGGAATGTGAACTCATCGACCAAGAGCGCAGCCCAGGAAACGGAAGACCGCTTTCTGAAACTGCTGATTGCGCAGATGCAGAACCAGGATCCATTAAACCCGATGGAAAACGCCGAGGTGACCAGCCAGATGGCGCAGCTTTCCACGGTAACGGGTATTACCCAGTTAAATGAGACGCTGAGTGCATTGATGACAAGCCTGTCATCCAACCAGACGCTGGAAGCGGCTGCCATGATTGGCCACGGCGTGCTGGTGAGTGGTGATTCGATGGTGCTGTCCAAGGCGGATGATATAACGAATGAGGATGGAACAACCACGACAGGCCAGTCACTGGCGATCTTTGGTGTGGATCTGGAATCCAGTGCCACCAGTGTCACGGTCAATATCTACAATGAAAAAGGCGCCCTGATTAAAACCATGAATATCGGGGCGGCTGATGCCGGTGTGATCCCGGTTTCATGGGATGGCTCAACGAATGATGGCGATACGGCACTGCCGGGCAAATACACCTTTACGGTGGAAGCCGCTTCCGGTAGCCAGTCGGTCAAGGCCAATCCGCTTGCCTTTGGCGAGGTACTGAGCGTGACAAAGGGGGCAGACAACAGTGTGCTCCTGAATGTGCTGACGGTTGGTTCTGTGAAGCTGTCTGACATTCGCCAGATTCTTTAA
- the flgE gene encoding flagellar hook protein FlgE: MGFQQGLSGLKAASTSLDVIGNNVANASTVGFKQGQAQFSDIYSMTMHTAASNQVGIGVSVMRVQQQFTQGNVTPSANSLDLAINGNGFFRFQDELGSVLYSRNGQLELTKEGYLVNGANHKLTGFPVDPNTGLVASGAATVIQLSTEYIEPKITSQVTSLLNFDSREDVIDQTTHPFDVNDPLSYNDATAIDVYDSLGNMHVLQTFYVRTTDTMPSTWAVYAYADGLYIGDTAGVADPNPGVVNPIGYLRFNDYGQPQDAYASDGSTLLPGFQLSVEIPAMAGAADFDFTIDYTGTTQYGSNFAVNDNQQDGYASGRLTGFTVDPYGNVLGRYSNGEAKVLAQVCLVAFRNPNGLNPVGDNEWVETLESGAPIIGSPLTASLGQINDYSIEESNVDLTEELVDMIVAQRVYQANAQTIKTQDAILQTLVSMR, encoded by the coding sequence ATGGGTTTCCAACAAGGTTTGAGCGGCCTTAAAGCAGCATCCACTTCACTGGATGTAATTGGTAATAACGTGGCCAATGCCAGTACCGTGGGCTTCAAGCAGGGGCAGGCACAGTTTTCCGATATTTATTCGATGACCATGCATACCGCAGCGTCTAACCAGGTGGGTATCGGCGTATCGGTCATGCGGGTACAGCAGCAGTTTACCCAGGGTAATGTGACGCCTTCGGCCAATTCACTGGACCTGGCGATTAATGGCAATGGTTTTTTCCGTTTTCAGGATGAACTGGGTTCCGTCCTTTACTCCCGTAACGGTCAGTTGGAGCTGACCAAGGAAGGCTACCTGGTCAATGGTGCCAATCACAAGTTGACGGGCTTTCCGGTAGATCCGAATACGGGACTGGTGGCATCCGGCGCAGCGACTGTCATCCAGTTGTCAACAGAATATATTGAGCCGAAAATCACCAGTCAGGTCACGTCACTTCTGAATTTTGATTCACGTGAGGATGTTATTGATCAGACAACACACCCATTCGATGTGAATGACCCGCTCAGCTACAATGATGCCACTGCGATTGATGTGTATGACAGTCTGGGTAATATGCATGTTTTGCAGACTTTTTATGTCCGAACCACTGACACCATGCCGTCTACGTGGGCGGTATATGCTTATGCAGACGGGCTTTATATTGGCGATACTGCTGGTGTGGCTGATCCGAATCCGGGTGTGGTGAATCCGATTGGATATTTGCGGTTTAATGATTATGGTCAGCCTCAGGATGCCTATGCCAGTGATGGCTCGACTTTATTGCCCGGTTTTCAACTGTCGGTTGAAATTCCTGCTATGGCTGGTGCAGCTGATTTTGACTTTACCATTGATTACACAGGCACCACCCAATACGGCTCAAATTTTGCCGTGAATGATAACCAGCAGGATGGCTATGCTTCCGGGCGTCTCACCGGCTTTACAGTGGATCCTTATGGCAATGTGCTGGGCCGTTATTCGAATGGTGAAGCGAAAGTCCTGGCACAGGTTTGCCTGGTGGCTTTCCGCAATCCGAATGGACTTAATCCCGTTGGTGACAATGAGTGGGTTGAGACGCTGGAGTCCGGCGCGCCGATTATCGGTTCGCCGCTGACGGCATCGCTTGGCCAGATCAATGACTATTCGATTGAGGAATCCAATGTGGATCTGACAGAAGAGCTCGTTGACATGATTGTGGCGCAGCGGGTGTACCAGGCCAATGCGCAGACCATCAAGACGCAGGATGCGATCCTGCAGACCCTGGTGAGCATGAGGTAA
- a CDS encoding flagellar basal body rod protein FlgF — translation MDRLLYTAMTGAIHTMNQQATTSHNLANVTTTGFRAQVDSFRAVPVISEGSPTRDFVVDAEVGTDFRLGAIQQTGRILDVALINEGWLVIDMPDGSESYTRHGSLVTTPQGLLQTREGYNVKGLEGPIVLPTDIPYTIETDGTISAMDDTTTPRTVMVIGQLRLVNPPQDQLVRGTDGYFRMKDGTLPAFDPGVKLVNGSLEASNVNPAETLVNIISLARQFELQMNMIKHADENASRAIGILTLNG, via the coding sequence ATGGACCGGCTGCTATACACGGCAATGACAGGGGCGATTCACACGATGAACCAGCAGGCGACAACGTCGCACAACCTGGCAAACGTGACCACCACGGGCTTTCGGGCCCAGGTGGATTCTTTCCGTGCCGTGCCGGTTATCAGTGAAGGATCGCCTACCCGGGATTTTGTGGTCGATGCCGAAGTCGGCACTGATTTTCGCCTGGGTGCGATCCAGCAGACTGGCCGTATCCTTGATGTGGCCCTGATTAATGAGGGCTGGCTGGTGATTGATATGCCGGATGGCTCGGAAAGCTATACGCGCCACGGCAGCCTGGTGACAACGCCACAGGGTCTCCTCCAGACGCGGGAAGGTTATAACGTCAAGGGACTGGAAGGGCCGATTGTCCTGCCGACTGATATTCCGTACACGATTGAAACGGATGGAACGATATCGGCAATGGATGACACGACCACTCCCAGGACGGTCATGGTGATCGGGCAGCTGCGGCTGGTCAATCCTCCCCAGGACCAGCTGGTGCGCGGCACTGATGGTTATTTCCGGATGAAGGACGGGACGCTTCCGGCCTTTGATCCGGGGGTCAAGCTGGTCAATGGGTCACTGGAAGCCAGTAATGTCAATCCGGCTGAGACGCTGGTGAATATTATCAGCCTGGCGCGGCAGTTTGAATTGCAGATGAACATGATCAAGCATGCGGATGAAAATGCAAGCCGCGCTATCGGTATTCTCACGCTGAACGGCTGA
- the flgG gene encoding flagellar basal-body rod protein FlgG has protein sequence MMRSLWIAKTGLDAQQTNLDVISNNLANISTGGFKRSRPIFEDLVYQNIRQPGAQSSQQTYLPTGLQIGTGVRPVAVERIHTQGNVQLTENELDVAIRGKGFFQVLMPDGTTAYTRDGSFQKDDQGQLVTSSGYTIQPTIVIPVDALSITVARDGVVSVTTPGTTQVTQVGDLQLATFINPAGLESISENLYVETNSSGAPQVNTPGLNGSGTLLHKYVETSNVNMAEELVNMIIAQRAFEINSKAVTTSDQMLGRLTQL, from the coding sequence ATGATGCGATCGTTGTGGATAGCCAAGACCGGCCTGGATGCGCAGCAGACGAATCTGGACGTGATTTCAAATAACCTGGCAAATATCAGCACAGGCGGTTTCAAGCGTTCGCGTCCGATTTTTGAGGATCTGGTGTACCAGAACATCCGCCAGCCCGGCGCGCAATCCTCCCAGCAGACGTATCTGCCTACCGGTTTGCAGATCGGCACCGGTGTGCGCCCAGTGGCAGTGGAACGGATTCATACACAGGGTAATGTCCAGCTCACTGAAAACGAGCTGGATGTGGCAATTCGCGGCAAGGGCTTTTTCCAGGTGCTGATGCCTGATGGCACCACCGCCTATACGCGTGACGGCTCCTTTCAGAAGGATGACCAGGGGCAGTTGGTCACTTCCAGTGGTTATACGATCCAGCCCACGATCGTGATCCCTGTGGATGCGCTTTCCATTACGGTGGCACGCGATGGTGTTGTGTCGGTCACCACGCCTGGCACGACCCAGGTAACCCAGGTGGGTGATCTGCAACTGGCGACTTTCATCAATCCGGCTGGTCTGGAGTCCATCAGTGAAAACCTTTATGTCGAGACTAACTCATCCGGTGCGCCGCAGGTAAACACACCGGGCTTAAATGGCTCGGGCACGCTGTTGCACAAATATGTTGAAACGTCGAATGTGAACATGGCAGAAGAACTGGTGAACATGATCATCGCGCAGCGCGCATTCGAGATCAACAGTAAGGCAGTTACCACATCTGACCAGATGTTGGGCAGGCTGACACAGCTGTAA
- a CDS encoding flagellar basal body L-ring protein FlgH, whose translation MNLTVLAILALLLGGCAVTPDTITHQRPGSNTQYAQPAVGANGAIFHQNAYRPIFEDHKARLVGDNITIVITESNRATKAGSDSSERTNSANFNKPRFFGSSFEKVEASGSGMREYEEESAKSANNVFNGTIAVSVIDVAPNGNLIVSGEKQIAMDNGSEFIRFSGVIDPKDIAIGNQVASTKVADARIEYRTNTRIDAAEVASKLSRFFLSVLPF comes from the coding sequence ATGAATTTGACAGTTTTGGCGATATTGGCGTTGTTGTTGGGTGGATGCGCTGTAACGCCGGATACCATTACCCATCAGCGCCCCGGAAGTAATACGCAATATGCGCAGCCGGCTGTCGGTGCGAATGGTGCGATTTTCCACCAGAATGCCTACCGTCCGATTTTCGAGGATCACAAGGCGCGACTGGTGGGGGACAATATTACGATCGTGATTACAGAAAGCAATCGCGCCACCAAGGCCGGCAGTGACAGTTCGGAGCGGACTAACAGCGCCAATTTTAACAAGCCGAGATTCTTTGGCAGTTCTTTCGAGAAAGTGGAAGCCTCTGGAAGCGGCATGCGTGAATATGAGGAAGAATCAGCGAAAAGTGCCAACAATGTGTTTAACGGCACCATAGCGGTGAGCGTGATTGATGTCGCGCCAAATGGCAACCTGATCGTCAGTGGTGAAAAGCAGATTGCCATGGATAACGGCTCTGAATTCATCCGCTTTTCCGGCGTGATTGATCCGAAGGATATCGCTATCGGCAATCAGGTAGCTTCGACCAAGGTCGCCGATGCGCGAATCGAGTATCGTACCAATACACGTATTGATGCGGCAGAAGTGGCCAGCAAGCTTTCCCGCTTCTTCCTTTCGGTGCTGCCGTTCTAG